The following coding sequences lie in one Spinacia oleracea cultivar Varoflay chromosome 1, BTI_SOV_V1, whole genome shotgun sequence genomic window:
- the LOC130463258 gene encoding uncharacterized protein yields MAALNRFVSKSADKQMPFFTTLRQNKKFKCGPAEQEAFEALKSHLKNLPTIARAKEGGKLQLYISASPKTVAAVLVAETKNKGQQPVYFVSHVLNGPETRYTLARKLRPYFDAHTIEVLTNFPLEKAISKLDTSGRLLKWAIELSEFDLEFRPRTAIKAQALADFIVEASYQEDEVQAEVWDVSVDGSAAQKGSGAGIIMKSPAGDIFEYAIKFTFNASNNEAEYEAAIAGIQMCLAADAKRVILTTDSQLVASQFSGEYEAKEPSMVKYLEKLRSVSAQLEKFSINLVPRAENTLADALSKLASSNVADLKRTVMMEVMNKRNFAEAKKARRDSVWYIILWGRLYKKSFSLPFLRCLTAFESARLIEEMHEGTCGNHAGGKPLAIICQRQGYYWPTMLEDCRAYVKKCEKCQKFSAVINLPANDLMPILNPIPFAQWGMDIVGPFPMAAGGRKFLIVAVDYFTKWIEAEPVAKITANQVKKFIWKNIITRFGLPQAIVFYHGSQFDCAPIQCFLGLYRVKLAHSSVCHPQSNGQAEAANKQILAALKKKLEDCKGKWADLMPEILWCNRTAIKEATGESPFKLSFGSEAVIPAEMALPTMRIQHYDEERNDQLLRHQLDFMPEIRMKAEVSSAAYKSRMSRAYNKKVRHRPLGVGDLVLRRTAATGKGNAQGKLTANWEGPYQMWEEIVPGSYRLMQMDGTALKNSWNASTLRKYYV; encoded by the exons ATGGCCGCCTTAAACAGATTTGTGAGCAAGTCGGCAGATAAGCAAATGCCCTTCTTCACAACCCTGAGGCAAAACAAGAAGTTCAAATGCGGGCCGGCAGAGCAAGAGGCCTTTGAAGCTCTAAAAAGTCACTTAAAGAACCTGCCAACAATAGCAAGGGCAAAAGAGGGCGGCAAATTACAACTGTACATATCGGCGTCGCCAAAGACAGTTGCAGCAGTACTGGTAGCCGAAACAAAGAACAAAGGGCAGCAGCCGGTATATTTTGTGAGCCATGTGCTAAACGGCCCAGAAACAAGGTACACGTTGGCTAGAAAGTTAAGACCATACTTTGATGCGCATACAATCGAAGTGCTAACAAACTTTCCTCTCGAAAAAGCCATCAGCAAGCTAGATACATCAGGCCGGTTGCTAAAATGGGCAATAGAGTTGTCCGAGTTTGACTTGGAATTCCGGCCAAGAACTGCAATCAAAGCCCAGGCATTGGCGGACTTCATAGTTGAAGCGTCATACCAAGAAGATGAAGTACAAGCTGAAGTATGGGATGTGTCAGTGGATGGTTCAGCCGCACAGAAAGGCAGTGGGGCTGGAATAATCATGAAATCGCCAGCAGGAGACATTTTTGAGTATGCTATAAAGTTTACGTTCAACGCGTCAAATAACGAGGCAGAATACGAGGCAGCAATTGCCGGCATCCAAATGTGCCTCGCAGCAGATGCCAAAAGAGTAATACTGACAACAGATTCCCAGCTGGTAGCAAGTCAATTCAGCGGGGAATATGAGGCCAAAGAACCTTCGATGGTCAAATACCTGGAGAAGTTGAGGTCGGTGTCGGCTCAGCTAGAGAAATTCAGCATTAATCTGGTACCCCGAGCAGAGAACACACTGGCAGACGCCCTATCAAAGttagcaagttcaaatgtcGCCGACTTGAAAAGAACAGTCATGATGGAAGTCATGAATAAGCGAA ATTTTGCAGAGGCCAAAAAGGCAAGAAGGGACTCGGTTTGGTACATCATCCTGTGGGGACGGTTGTACAAAAAGTCATTTAGCCTGCCATTCTTAAGGTGCCTGACAGCATTCGAGTCAGCAAGGCTGATCGAAGAGATGCACGAAGGAACATGTGGGAACCATGCCGGTGGAAAACCCCTTGCCATCATCTGTCAAAGGCAAGGCTATTACTGGCCAACAATGTTAGAAGATTGTCGAGCTTATGTAAAAAAGTGCGAGAAATGTCAAAAGTTTTCAGCTGTGATAAACTTGCCGGCCAATGATTTGATGCCCATTCTGAACCCAATCCCATTCGCACaatggggaatggatattgTTGGACCATTCCCAATGGCGGCTGGAGGGCGCAAGTTCTTAATAGTAGCAGTggactacttcaccaagtggatagaagcagagcCGGTAGCAAAAATAACGGCAAACCAGGTGAAAAAATTCatatggaaaaatataataacaagatTCGGGCTGCCGCAGGCAATAGTTTTTTATCATGGATCACAGTTTGATTGTGCACCCATACAATGCTTCCTGGGATTATATAGAGTAAAGTTAGCTCACTCATCAGTATGTCACCCACAGAGCAATGGGCAAGCAGAGGCGGCGAATAAGCAAATCTTGGCTGCACTGAAAAAGAAGCTAGAAGACTGTAAAGGCAAATGGGCAGATCTTATGCCAGAAATTCTATGGTGCAACAGAACTGCTATCAAGGAGGCTACCGGCGAGAGTCCGTTCAAATTGAGCTTCGGTTCTGAGGCTGTCATACCGGCAGAAATGGCTCTGCCAACCATGCGAATCCAGCATTACGATGAGGAGAGAAACGATCAGCTGCTGCGACATCAGTTGGATTTCATGCCAGAAATCCGCATGAAAGCAGAAGTAAGTTCGGCAGCATACAAAAGCAGAATGAGCAGagcatacaacaagaaagtgagGCATCGGCCTCTAGGAGTGGGAGACCTGGTACTGCGGAGAACGGCGGCAACAGGAAAAGGAAATGCTCAAGGAAAGCTGACAGccaattgggaaggaccataccagaTGTGGGAGGAAATAGTTCCTGGATCATACCGGTTAATGCAAATGGATGGTACCGCACTCAAAAACTCCTGGAACGCCAGTACTCTGAGAAAGTACTATGTTTGA